A part of Thiomicrorhabdus sediminis genomic DNA contains:
- the ubiE gene encoding bifunctional demethylmenaquinone methyltransferase/2-methoxy-6-polyprenyl-1,4-benzoquinol methylase UbiE, with translation MSEQKKTIDFGFSEVPLEEKVKKVKGVFDSVAGNYDIMNDVMSMGIHRLWKRKTIELSGARSGQKVLDLAGGTGDLTKAFAKRVGQSGQVVLADINESMVRVGRERLIDAGIAGNVDYTITNAEALAFPDNSFDIATIAFGLRNVTNKDKALQELYRVLKPGGQLLVLEFSKVTQPALAKLYDFYSFNILPKMGKFIADDEASYQYLAESIRMHPDQETLKQMMLDAGFDKADYLNMNEGIVALHRGWKY, from the coding sequence ATGAGTGAACAGAAAAAAACCATCGACTTTGGTTTCAGTGAAGTCCCCCTAGAAGAGAAGGTCAAAAAAGTCAAAGGCGTTTTTGATTCGGTAGCCGGCAACTACGACATTATGAATGATGTGATGTCGATGGGCATTCACCGTCTTTGGAAACGCAAAACCATTGAATTAAGTGGTGCTCGTAGCGGCCAGAAAGTGCTCGATCTCGCCGGCGGCACCGGTGATCTGACTAAAGCCTTTGCCAAGCGTGTCGGGCAAAGCGGTCAGGTGGTGTTGGCCGATATTAATGAAAGCATGGTACGTGTCGGGCGTGAACGCTTGATTGACGCCGGTATTGCTGGCAATGTCGATTACACCATCACCAATGCCGAAGCTCTGGCGTTTCCGGATAACAGCTTTGATATCGCCACCATCGCCTTCGGTTTGCGTAATGTCACCAATAAAGACAAGGCTCTGCAAGAACTTTATCGCGTATTGAAACCGGGTGGACAACTATTGGTGCTGGAGTTTTCCAAAGTCACTCAGCCTGCACTGGCGAAACTCTATGACTTCTATTCTTTTAATATCCTGCCGAAAATGGGCAAATTCATTGCGGATGATGAGGCCAGCTATCAGTATCTGGCCGAATCGATTCGCATGCATCCTGATCAGGAAACCCTAAAACAGATGATGCTTGATGCCGGGTTCGACAAGGCCGACTATCTGAATATGAATGAAGGCATTGTCGCTTTACATCGTGGTTGGAAATACTAA
- a CDS encoding thioredoxin fold domain-containing protein, translated as MQKFFLQAVMASVLAMVSIHGAKAGEILPLAVDLQKTAATAKKHNVPVVIFYTATWCNYCKKLEENILHPLLQTTNIEEYAEFMQVIMDRPHWMMKDFHGNNIEMKTLAPSQGVKVAPTTMVYNSKGEQIAEPIIGLTLEEFYPGNLEKAINSGLKALGNPKQIDIYKMVEQSDVEYRQR; from the coding sequence ATGCAAAAATTTTTCTTACAGGCCGTGATGGCAAGTGTTCTCGCTATGGTCAGTATTCATGGCGCCAAAGCCGGGGAGATTTTGCCCTTAGCCGTTGATTTGCAAAAAACCGCGGCAACAGCCAAAAAGCACAATGTACCGGTTGTGATTTTTTATACCGCCACTTGGTGTAATTATTGCAAAAAACTCGAAGAAAACATTCTCCATCCGCTATTGCAAACCACCAATATCGAAGAATATGCCGAGTTTATGCAGGTGATTATGGATCGCCCTCACTGGATGATGAAAGACTTTCACGGAAATAATATTGAAATGAAAACGCTTGCACCGTCCCAAGGAGTTAAAGTTGCGCCGACTACCATGGTTTATAACTCAAAAGGCGAGCAGATCGCCGAGCCGATTATCGGCCTGACATTGGAAGAGTTCTATCCGGGCAACTTGGAAAAAGCAATCAATAGTGGCTTAAAAGCGCTCGGCAACCCGAAACAGATCGATATCTATAAGATGGTCGAACAAAGCGACGTTGAATACCGTCAGCGTTAA
- a CDS encoding diguanylate cyclase: MRKSIYVLLVAVTLVCSNLALAQTLTPIKVQINWHHQFQFAGFYAAIQQGYYRDVGLDVEISKWQPGIKVIDEVVSQRAQFGVGYSSVIANYAKGMPIKLVMTAFQYSPMVLLSHSPIGSLKEFSGKSVMHDENLQIMSLLDKARNQTTEPFIQVPPTGNLQDFIDNKVDLYGAYLTNEPPRLDRMGVDYHIVDPKAFGIQSYGDFIFTSEQVAQSKPEMVEDFKDATIKGWHYALEHQAEVVDYIVQHYPVSKDRQALLDEALRTKDVVKYGDLPVGSFYKEKLINTALEAKLAGLMTDYEFQNLNIDNFIYKRDAVLFTKDELEFIAKNPVIKLANDIDWEPFEYIDEQGAYKGIAADFFALISQRTGLQIEYVTDKTWAQVVNMAKQGELDAYSCAVSTPGRREYMAFTEAYLKFPMVIASTMQLGFVNDYKVLMDRKVAVVKGYWSDEYLSIRYPGMELVRFDSLKDALIALSNGEVDVYSGNLASIVYAVKKYGLTNIHVVGQLEETFDLAIGVNHSKPELFSIMQKALASISNEQRQAIYNHWLGLRVVKEVDYSEMFKLVAPLVLIIVLLMAFLALLIYHRGKKHEYLQTVYELSLASIISPKDFRIKWLSQSYRELAGITDKTDKVECFLYDFERIELNDLMQIRQQLLKGETVCRELTARSLSGNSYTVEARFSALKDWRNRLQAILVTRHDITDKKKIQSLAITDELTGLFNRRHFNEMLQQQVEHCRAQGCNLCAAMLDIDYFKQVNDNYGHLTGDEVLAKIAKVIDVNFSRANDMVFRVGGEEFFILSTDCNIAHFEKYAAQLVNGIEALSIKNHTAPNKAVTVSMGIKCYHADDLANAEEIYTSTDKLLYQAKQQGRNQAVIFSRK, from the coding sequence ATGCGCAAATCCATTTATGTCCTGTTAGTTGCTGTCACACTGGTGTGCAGTAATCTGGCTTTGGCTCAAACCTTAACACCAATTAAAGTACAGATTAATTGGCACCATCAATTCCAATTTGCGGGCTTTTATGCGGCTATCCAACAAGGTTATTACCGCGATGTGGGACTGGATGTCGAAATCTCCAAATGGCAACCAGGTATCAAAGTCATAGATGAAGTGGTAAGCCAGCGCGCTCAGTTTGGCGTGGGCTACAGTTCGGTAATCGCCAATTACGCCAAAGGCATGCCGATTAAGTTGGTGATGACGGCTTTTCAGTATTCGCCAATGGTGTTATTGAGCCATTCACCTATTGGGTCTTTAAAAGAGTTTTCTGGTAAAAGCGTGATGCATGATGAGAATCTGCAAATCATGAGTTTATTGGATAAAGCGCGTAATCAAACCACAGAACCTTTCATTCAAGTGCCGCCAACAGGGAATCTGCAGGATTTTATCGATAACAAAGTCGATTTATACGGTGCCTATTTGACCAATGAACCCCCGCGTTTGGATCGTATGGGAGTTGATTACCATATCGTAGACCCTAAAGCATTCGGTATTCAAAGCTATGGTGATTTTATTTTCACTTCGGAGCAGGTCGCGCAATCTAAACCGGAAATGGTTGAAGACTTTAAAGACGCAACTATTAAAGGTTGGCATTATGCATTAGAGCATCAGGCCGAAGTGGTGGATTACATTGTGCAGCATTACCCGGTAAGCAAAGATCGTCAGGCGTTACTTGATGAAGCTCTGCGTACTAAAGATGTGGTGAAGTACGGCGATTTACCGGTTGGTTCTTTCTATAAAGAAAAGTTAATCAATACCGCTTTAGAGGCGAAACTAGCCGGATTGATGACAGACTATGAATTTCAGAATCTGAACATAGACAATTTTATTTATAAGCGTGATGCCGTTTTATTTACAAAAGATGAGCTTGAATTCATTGCCAAAAACCCGGTAATCAAACTGGCTAATGATATTGATTGGGAACCGTTTGAGTATATCGATGAACAGGGAGCCTACAAAGGGATTGCTGCAGACTTTTTTGCCTTGATTTCCCAGCGCACGGGTTTACAGATCGAGTATGTTACCGATAAGACTTGGGCGCAGGTGGTTAATATGGCGAAACAAGGAGAGTTGGATGCTTATTCTTGTGCGGTCAGTACCCCGGGGCGCCGTGAGTACATGGCGTTTACCGAAGCGTATCTGAAGTTTCCGATGGTGATTGCCTCAACTATGCAATTAGGCTTTGTTAACGATTATAAGGTGCTAATGGATCGCAAGGTGGCGGTGGTCAAAGGATATTGGTCGGATGAATATTTGAGTATCCGTTACCCGGGCATGGAACTTGTCCGTTTTGATAGCCTTAAAGATGCCTTGATCGCCTTGAGCAATGGTGAGGTGGATGTCTATTCTGGTAATTTGGCCAGTATTGTCTATGCTGTGAAAAAGTACGGTCTCACCAATATCCATGTAGTTGGTCAGCTCGAGGAAACTTTTGATTTGGCTATTGGCGTCAACCACTCGAAGCCTGAGTTGTTTTCAATTATGCAAAAGGCACTGGCTTCGATTTCGAACGAACAACGTCAAGCCATTTATAACCACTGGCTTGGGCTTAGAGTGGTTAAGGAAGTCGATTATAGTGAAATGTTTAAATTAGTCGCACCGCTGGTGTTGATTATCGTTTTATTAATGGCATTTTTGGCTTTACTGATTTATCACCGAGGCAAAAAGCACGAATATCTGCAAACGGTTTATGAGTTGTCGCTTGCAAGCATTATCAGTCCGAAAGATTTCCGTATCAAATGGTTAAGCCAAAGCTATAGGGAGTTGGCCGGAATTACAGACAAAACGGATAAAGTCGAATGTTTTTTATATGATTTTGAGCGTATCGAATTAAACGATTTGATGCAGATCCGGCAGCAATTATTAAAAGGTGAAACCGTTTGCCGGGAATTAACGGCCCGCAGTTTGAGCGGTAACTCCTATACGGTAGAAGCGCGCTTTTCAGCATTGAAAGACTGGCGTAACCGCCTTCAAGCGATTTTGGTGACACGTCACGATATTACCGACAAAAAGAAAATTCAGTCATTGGCGATTACTGATGAATTAACCGGTTTATTTAATCGCCGTCATTTCAATGAAATGCTTCAACAACAGGTGGAACACTGCCGAGCTCAAGGCTGTAACTTGTGTGCGGCCATGCTCGATATCGATTATTTCAAGCAGGTCAATGATAACTACGGTCACCTGACAGGTGATGAGGTGTTGGCAAAAATCGCCAAAGTGATTGATGTGAATTTCAGCCGCGCCAATGATATGGTTTTTCGTGTCGGCGGCGAAGAGTTCTTTATTCTTTCGACAGATTGCAATATTGCCCATTTTGAAAAATACGCGGCACAATTGGTCAACGGTATTGAAGCGCTGTCGATTAAAAATCACACTGCGCCGAATAAGGCGGTGACCGTTTCAATGGGTATCAAGTGCTATCATGCCGATGACCTGGCGAATGCCGAAGAAATCTACACCAGTACCGATAAGTTGCTTTATCAAGCCAAGCAGCAAGGCCGGAATCAAGCCGTTATCTTCTCTAGAAAATAG
- a CDS encoding ATP-dependent zinc protease, giving the protein MRFSALLLTLLLALPLAPASASSTEQHHTVIGWIEAIKISPTGEQVVQAKIDSGADNSSLHATEIEYIEKDQQTWVRFKTIQGISYETPLLKKTSIKMKDGNRQQRPVIVANLCIGNRLNEIRLNLVDRGHFKYPALIGRSAMSGYLIDPKNKHLAGHPDCGLTDNR; this is encoded by the coding sequence ATGAGATTTTCTGCACTGCTATTGACCCTTCTATTGGCTCTTCCATTAGCCCCTGCAAGTGCTTCTAGCACCGAACAACATCATACCGTTATTGGCTGGATTGAAGCGATAAAAATTTCACCCACAGGAGAGCAGGTTGTTCAAGCAAAAATAGACAGCGGTGCCGACAACTCCTCTTTACATGCCACCGAGATTGAATACATAGAAAAAGATCAGCAAACCTGGGTACGCTTCAAAACCATCCAAGGCATTAGCTATGAAACACCGCTACTGAAAAAAACCAGCATTAAAATGAAAGACGGCAACCGCCAACAACGCCCTGTGATTGTTGCCAACCTCTGTATTGGCAACAGACTTAATGAGATTCGCCTCAACCTGGTCGACCGTGGACATTTCAAATACCCGGCATTAATTGGCCGCTCGGCCATGTCCGGTTATCTGATTGACCCAAAGAATAAACACCTTGCCGGTCATCCTGACTGCGGTTTAACAGATAATCGCTAA
- a CDS encoding ubiquinone biosynthesis accessory factor UbiJ codes for MQADSQQTTNKDDLGLIETSFCQALELAFAQAFAVDGDNACGFAKLNGKAIELHIPPFKQAFFMLVNCKGANDANCQLAFQQTLNGNADLIVFAPLHQWLNLALSSLSGETQGFDGKLHHDMVDNAEHLALLTQFNQAMNNVEIDLEEWLSQYSGDLVAFKVGNFLRSGFQSAKEIAQNSRTQIKDTIKEYLLFEINALPAKHQVGDFFQQIKQTEDAVNGIEQRILKLQQHLHTQTNHSPSTRSEG; via the coding sequence ATGCAAGCCGATTCACAGCAAACCACAAACAAAGATGATCTTGGTTTGATCGAAACCAGCTTTTGTCAGGCTTTAGAACTGGCTTTTGCGCAAGCTTTCGCGGTTGATGGCGATAATGCCTGCGGGTTTGCCAAACTAAACGGCAAAGCCATTGAGTTGCATATCCCACCTTTCAAACAAGCGTTTTTCATGCTGGTAAACTGCAAGGGTGCAAATGACGCTAACTGCCAATTGGCGTTTCAGCAAACCTTGAACGGCAATGCGGATCTGATTGTTTTTGCTCCGTTGCATCAGTGGCTAAACCTGGCGCTAAGCAGCTTGAGCGGCGAAACCCAAGGATTTGACGGCAAATTACATCACGACATGGTTGACAATGCAGAACACCTTGCCTTACTGACGCAGTTCAATCAAGCCATGAACAATGTCGAGATTGATCTGGAAGAGTGGCTATCGCAATACAGCGGTGACTTGGTCGCTTTTAAGGTGGGCAACTTTTTGCGCAGTGGTTTTCAATCGGCTAAAGAAATCGCTCAAAACAGCCGCACGCAAATCAAAGATACCATCAAAGAGTATCTCCTCTTTGAAATCAATGCGCTGCCTGCAAAGCACCAAGTCGGTGATTTTTTTCAGCAAATCAAACAGACCGAAGACGCCGTTAATGGCATAGAACAACGCATTTTAAAGCTGCAACAGCATCTGCATACCCAGACTAACCATTCACCATCAACCCGCTCAGAAGGGTAA
- a CDS encoding gamma-butyrobetaine hydroxylase-like domain-containing protein, which produces MSAKPTDIKLLQKSRLLEVSFDSGETFQYSCEFLRVYSQSAEVTGHGPGQETLQLDKQDVNIDNISPVGNYAIKLHFDDGHDTGIYTWQRLYDLGKNKQSYWMDYLRRVMRAGHSHPELEKLKQQQRPKNVE; this is translated from the coding sequence ATGAGCGCCAAACCGACCGACATCAAACTATTGCAGAAATCCAGACTACTGGAAGTCAGCTTTGACAGCGGTGAAACTTTCCAGTATAGCTGCGAGTTCTTGCGCGTCTATTCGCAGTCGGCCGAGGTGACCGGACACGGCCCCGGTCAGGAAACCCTGCAATTGGATAAACAGGACGTCAATATCGACAATATTAGCCCTGTTGGCAACTATGCCATTAAACTGCATTTTGATGACGGTCATGACACAGGTATTTATACCTGGCAAAGACTCTATGATTTAGGCAAAAATAAACAGTCTTATTGGATGGACTATCTGCGCCGGGTTATGCGCGCCGGACATAGCCATCCAGAACTGGAAAAACTCAAACAACAACAGCGCCCGAAAAACGTTGAATGA
- the ubiB gene encoding ubiquinone biosynthesis regulatory protein kinase UbiB has protein sequence MKSIRQLLRLVKINRVLHFYQLDKLVLADSKYAWLLWFNLLLPWNWRSCSQQERGVRIRLALEELGPIFIKFGQALSTRKDLLPHDISLELAKLQDDCPPFDEKHSIQIIEQGLKQSVDQAFATLNPVPIASASIAQVHEATLHNGTEVVVKVVRPDIKPVIEQDVAILFSLAKLLEAAVKIAKRLHPVEVVAEFEKTILDELDMIREAANAAQLKRNFENSDLLYVPDIYWSHTSESVMTMERIHGIRISETEKLIEAGIDLTDLSAKGVIIFFTQVFKHNFFHADMHPGNIFVLPDGRYAAIDFGIMGTLTPQDQRYLAENFLAFFNRDYLRVSELHIESEWVPKDTRVNELESAIRSVCEPIWDRPLKEISFGLVLMRLFQTARRFGMEVQPQLVLLQKTLLNIEGLGRQLDDELDLWDTAKPFLEDWMQERVGPKGLVKKVKANLPFWMEQAPEIPGLLFNSLDKLAHQGLNVQSEQVAKLERQIAQQNRQQRQRAWGFVLILFGLLLPIQSQYQEWIQMGLFIAGGLFLIKK, from the coding sequence ATGAAATCCATTCGCCAACTTTTACGCCTAGTTAAAATCAATCGTGTATTACACTTCTATCAGCTCGATAAACTGGTGTTAGCCGATAGCAAATATGCATGGTTACTCTGGTTCAACCTGCTGTTGCCGTGGAACTGGCGTAGCTGTTCACAACAGGAACGCGGTGTTCGTATTCGTCTCGCCTTGGAAGAACTCGGGCCAATCTTTATCAAATTCGGTCAAGCTTTATCGACCCGTAAAGACCTATTGCCGCACGACATCTCCTTGGAGCTGGCAAAACTTCAGGACGACTGCCCGCCGTTTGATGAAAAACACTCTATCCAAATTATCGAACAAGGCCTGAAACAGTCTGTTGACCAGGCTTTTGCAACCTTGAATCCGGTGCCGATCGCTTCCGCGTCGATTGCCCAGGTCCATGAAGCCACCTTACATAATGGCACCGAAGTGGTGGTCAAGGTGGTTCGTCCTGACATCAAACCGGTTATCGAACAGGATGTCGCGATTCTGTTTAGCCTTGCCAAACTGCTGGAAGCGGCGGTGAAAATTGCCAAACGTCTGCACCCGGTCGAAGTCGTTGCCGAATTCGAAAAAACCATACTTGATGAACTCGACATGATTCGTGAAGCGGCCAATGCCGCTCAATTGAAGCGTAACTTCGAGAATTCCGACCTGCTCTATGTACCGGATATTTATTGGAGCCACACTTCGGAAAGCGTGATGACCATGGAGCGCATTCACGGTATTCGCATTAGCGAAACCGAAAAGCTGATTGAAGCCGGGATTGATTTGACCGACCTGAGTGCGAAAGGCGTGATTATCTTCTTTACTCAGGTATTCAAACATAACTTCTTCCATGCCGATATGCACCCGGGCAACATCTTTGTCTTGCCGGATGGCCGCTATGCCGCGATTGACTTCGGTATTATGGGAACCCTGACACCGCAGGATCAACGTTATCTGGCGGAAAACTTTCTGGCATTCTTTAATCGCGATTACCTGCGCGTTTCCGAGCTGCATATCGAATCCGAATGGGTGCCTAAAGATACCCGAGTCAATGAATTGGAATCGGCTATCCGATCGGTCTGTGAACCCATCTGGGATCGCCCGCTTAAGGAAATCTCGTTTGGCTTGGTGCTAATGCGCCTGTTTCAGACCGCACGCCGCTTCGGCATGGAAGTGCAGCCGCAACTGGTATTACTGCAGAAAACCTTGCTAAATATTGAAGGTTTAGGCCGCCAGCTAGATGACGAACTGGATCTATGGGATACTGCAAAACCATTCCTTGAAGACTGGATGCAAGAACGTGTCGGGCCAAAAGGCTTGGTCAAAAAAGTGAAAGCCAACCTGCCTTTCTGGATGGAACAAGCTCCGGAAATTCCCGGACTATTGTTCAATAGCCTGGACAAACTGGCGCATCAGGGACTTAATGTGCAATCGGAACAGGTTGCCAAGCTGGAGCGGCAGATAGCTCAACAAAACCGCCAACAACGCCAAAGGGCGTGGGGGTTTGTCTTGATTTTATTCGGTTTGTTGCTACCGATACAGAGTCAATATCAGGAATGGATACAAATGGGATTATTTATCGCTGGCGGGCTGTTCTTAATCAAAAAATAA
- the hslU gene encoding ATP-dependent protease ATPase subunit HslU, whose product MMTPKEIVHSLDSHIVGQAEAKRAVAIALRNRWRRSQLEDDLRAEVTPKNILMIGPTGVGKTEIARRLAKLANAPFLKIEATKFTEVGYVGRDVDSIIRDLAESAVKMTREMAMVKVQRQAEDKAEERILDILLPPARGREEDSYDNMAETRQKFRKKLREGDLDNKEIELDLSPAPAHVEILGAPGMEEMTQQLQGMFEGLGRSKKEKRKLPIKKAIKALIDEEAALLVNEDDIKAQAIESVEQNGIVFIDEIDKVAKRQESSGGEVSREGVQRDLLPLIEGCTVSTKYGMIKTDHILFIASGAFHLTKPSDLIPELQGRLPIRVELQSLKVEDFVRILTEPKAALTTQAIALMKTEGVQLSFTEDGIQRLAEIAFHVNETTENIGARRLHTVLERLLEDVSFEAPAMPGAQVVVNAAMVDERLGELSKDQDLSQYIL is encoded by the coding sequence ATGATGACACCGAAAGAGATTGTTCACAGCCTAGACTCCCATATCGTTGGTCAAGCCGAAGCCAAACGCGCCGTAGCCATTGCGCTGCGTAACCGTTGGCGTCGCAGCCAATTGGAAGATGATTTACGCGCTGAAGTCACTCCGAAAAACATTCTGATGATTGGCCCGACCGGTGTCGGTAAAACAGAAATCGCCCGCCGTCTCGCCAAACTGGCGAATGCGCCGTTTTTAAAAATCGAAGCGACCAAATTCACCGAGGTGGGTTATGTCGGCCGTGATGTCGACTCGATTATTCGAGACCTTGCCGAAAGCGCGGTCAAAATGACACGTGAAATGGCGATGGTAAAAGTCCAACGTCAAGCCGAAGACAAAGCCGAAGAGCGCATTCTTGACATACTATTACCACCGGCTCGCGGCCGTGAGGAAGACAGCTATGACAATATGGCGGAAACCCGTCAGAAATTCCGCAAAAAATTACGCGAAGGCGACCTCGACAATAAAGAGATCGAACTTGATTTAAGCCCTGCCCCGGCTCATGTAGAAATATTAGGTGCACCGGGAATGGAAGAGATGACCCAACAACTGCAAGGCATGTTCGAAGGGCTCGGCCGCTCCAAAAAAGAAAAACGCAAACTGCCCATTAAAAAGGCGATCAAAGCGCTTATCGATGAAGAGGCCGCTTTACTGGTCAATGAAGACGATATTAAGGCTCAAGCCATCGAAAGCGTTGAGCAAAACGGTATTGTCTTTATCGATGAAATCGACAAGGTGGCAAAACGCCAGGAATCCAGCGGCGGTGAAGTTTCCCGTGAAGGCGTTCAGCGTGACCTGTTACCCCTGATTGAAGGCTGTACCGTTTCCACCAAATACGGCATGATCAAAACCGACCATATCTTGTTTATTGCATCGGGTGCCTTCCATTTGACCAAGCCTTCGGACCTGATTCCAGAACTGCAAGGACGTCTGCCGATCCGAGTCGAACTGCAATCGCTTAAGGTTGAAGACTTTGTCCGCATTCTCACCGAACCGAAAGCGGCGTTGACCACTCAGGCAATCGCCTTAATGAAAACCGAAGGTGTACAGTTAAGCTTTACCGAAGACGGTATTCAACGACTGGCCGAAATCGCTTTCCATGTCAACGAGACCACTGAAAATATCGGCGCACGCCGTCTGCACACGGTCTTGGAACGCCTGCTGGAAGATGTCTCTTTTGAAGCGCCGGCCATGCCGGGAGCGCAAGTAGTTGTCAATGCGGCTATGGTGGACGAGCGTCTTGGTGAACTCTCGAAAGATCAGGATCTGTCACAATATATTTTGTGA
- a CDS encoding 7TM domain-containing protein, with translation MQKISWRQPRLQLETRQYQYVIGLVLLSIVLVLLRNQFLPANSHAALGLSQLQLSFELSGGQKGVTDVRLSVPISSSNHRVVSQTMNYAGWRIKHRNYKEIAERGIRLQLNSDAAKALISFEYVIDSTEAKNVIARPLTLEQRQRYLHISAAQKRSLNIVQEPSQSIQTQQQLNDFLEQHSGLWRSAAYDTDLGLYGCEQDYRIQQRLLLQLRARNLPSRFVCGLAIEEGHAQRRGVIESYIDEHWAVVQVININPQNFIPFYRGEGGFFKVEGPGKITFKSSVKMLNKTSAEYDWQRLLDLKQLPVSTQQLLEVILILPLAVLIIAYLRLVWQVPMLGSLTPALLGMALAFNEIWLSLILLVAVLGPLFWIRHLSHSSNKIVTHGMTLTFITLLLIVMLVLLDFYAVLDSPSDIILPTVLLVLFIDKYYQSYNKQGAKQANWQMFYTLGFAFSIVPIVQYTSLGFWLLSYPELHLITLALLIMLWQQPVTPTLNDNKIADKADS, from the coding sequence GTGCAGAAAATCTCATGGCGACAACCTCGTTTACAATTGGAAACACGACAATATCAATATGTTATCGGCTTGGTGCTATTATCAATTGTTCTGGTTCTGTTACGCAATCAATTTTTACCGGCTAATTCGCACGCGGCATTAGGTTTGAGTCAACTTCAGCTCAGCTTCGAACTTTCCGGTGGACAGAAAGGTGTGACCGATGTGCGCTTGTCGGTACCGATTTCCAGTAGCAACCACCGTGTGGTTTCACAGACTATGAATTATGCCGGTTGGCGCATCAAACATCGCAATTATAAAGAGATTGCTGAGCGCGGTATCCGTCTGCAGCTTAATAGCGATGCTGCGAAAGCCTTGATCAGTTTTGAGTATGTGATTGATTCCACTGAGGCAAAAAATGTTATTGCCAGACCGCTTACCCTTGAACAGCGTCAGCGTTATTTGCATATCTCTGCGGCACAGAAGCGTAGCCTGAATATTGTGCAAGAGCCTTCACAAAGCATTCAAACTCAGCAACAGTTAAACGACTTTTTAGAGCAACACAGCGGTTTATGGCGTAGTGCCGCCTATGATACCGATTTAGGGCTTTACGGCTGTGAGCAGGATTATCGCATTCAGCAACGTTTATTGCTGCAATTAAGGGCACGAAACTTACCCAGTCGTTTTGTTTGCGGTTTGGCGATTGAAGAGGGGCATGCGCAGCGTAGGGGAGTGATTGAAAGCTATATTGATGAGCATTGGGCAGTCGTTCAGGTGATTAATATCAACCCACAGAATTTTATCCCGTTTTATCGTGGCGAAGGCGGTTTCTTTAAAGTAGAGGGGCCAGGCAAGATTACCTTTAAGTCGAGTGTTAAGATGCTGAATAAGACTTCTGCTGAATACGATTGGCAGCGATTGCTGGATTTAAAACAGCTGCCGGTGTCGACCCAACAGCTGCTAGAGGTCATTTTGATTCTGCCTTTAGCGGTCTTGATCATCGCCTATTTAAGATTGGTCTGGCAGGTACCCATGCTGGGCAGTTTGACTCCGGCGTTACTGGGAATGGCATTGGCATTCAATGAAATCTGGTTGTCATTGATACTGTTGGTGGCCGTTCTCGGACCATTATTTTGGATTAGGCATCTGAGTCATTCGAGCAATAAAATCGTGACCCACGGCATGACCTTAACCTTTATCACTCTGTTGCTTATCGTGATGTTGGTCTTATTGGATTTCTACGCCGTGCTCGATTCGCCCAGCGATATTATCCTGCCAACGGTTTTGCTGGTGCTGTTTATTGATAAATACTATCAAAGTTATAATAAACAGGGGGCTAAACAGGCGAATTGGCAGATGTTCTATACCTTGGGCTTTGCATTTAGTATAGTGCCCATTGTGCAATACACCAGCTTGGGGTTTTGGCTTTTGAGTTATCCTGAGCTTCACCTGATCACCTTGGCTTTGTTGATAATGCTTTGGCAGCAGCCTGTGACTCCAACCCTAAACGATAATAAAATCGCAGATAAAGCGGACAGCTAA